In Labilibaculum sp. DW002, the genomic window AAGGGATTGCAAGCCAACTTCAATCCTGATGCCTTAGGCGCTGTTTGGTTGGTTAATTCGTATAAAACTGTAGCTAACTCGAACGAAGAAATAATGGCCTTACACGCTTTTAATCCTGCAATAGAAGCATTGGTTGACAAGAGATTTGAAGATCAGTTGCAAGGATTAAATATCGTTTCAGATTCTACCGCAAGTATCGAAATGAAAGAATATTCGCCAAATGCAATTTCTTACGATTACAAAGCGAATTCGGACCAATTGGCAGTATTCTCAGAAATGTATTACCAACCTGGTTGGAATGCATATATTGATGGAAAAGAAGCCAAGCATTTTAGAGCGAACTACGTATTGAGAGGAATGCGTTTACCAGCAGGAAATCACCAAATTGAGTTCAAATTTGAACCAAAAGCCTATTTCATAGGTGAGAATATTTCTTTGGCAAGTATGATTCTGTTCTTTATTCTATTGGCTGGAGGAATAGTTCTAGGAGTAAAAAACCTGATATTACAAAGTCGTAAAAATGATTAATAAAGATTCCATAGTACGAAGATTCATCAACTTTATTCAGAAAATTATTTTTCTGCATTTAGTAGTATTTTGTTTGCGAAATTTTTATTTCTTATTTGAAAAATTACTTCGAAAGGATAAGAATGTGGCCTTATTTTTCCTGACAGAAGAATTTTACTACGACAATTCAAAATACCTTTTCGAATACATGCGCGAGAAGAATGACTTTAACAGTATTCTTTTTACTGCCAATAAAGATTTGTATAAAGAAGTGAATGAGAAATTTCCTGGAGAAGTTACTTATGCTTGGTCGATGAAAGCACTAAAACTCTTTTTACGGACCAAAAATGTAATCATTTCTTACGGAACCAGTGCTGCAGTATTCTTCCCTTATTACTTGCATGAAAAATGTAAAAATATTATCTATTTAGGACATGGAACACCAGTAAAACAAATTGGCTACCAAACTCCAGTTTGGAATAAATTCGGAAAATCCTATCAGCTTCAATCCTATTCATACCTTACTGCCTGTTCAGATATTGAGTGCTTGATGCTGGCTTCTGGTTTTAGAGTTAGTTTAAATCAGATTTGGATTAGTGGAATGCCTCGATATGATTATTTACTAAGCGAAAACAATAAAAATACCAATTTGCTTCAGGAACATCCATATCTCAATAAAAAGGTAATTTTGTACGCACCCACATGGAGGGATGGCAAACTAACTGAATTTTTTCCATTTGAAGATTATACTCCAGATCAATTGCAAAAATTCTTAGAAATAAATGATGCATATCTTCTTATTCGCGGACACAAAGAATCAGTTAAACGAAAAAGTATAAAAAAGGATACTGCGTTATTTAATCTTGATAGAGTAAAAAAAGCAGAACAGGATAAATTTCCAGATGTGACGCAACTATTACCTTTTGTAGATATTTTAATCACTGATTATTCTTCCATTTTGGTCGATTTTCTACTTTTAGACAAGCCGATGTGTTTTATTCCTTACGATTTGGCAGAATACAAGAGCTATCAAGGAATCTTATTGGATTACGAGCGCAATACACCCGGTAAAAAATTCACCAGTATGAAAGAGCTTACAAGTGGGCTACAAGATTACATCGAAAATCCAAATCAAGATCAGGAATGGAGACAAACTGTATGTAGAACTTATCATCAATTTAAGGATCAAGAAAATTGTCTCCGAATTTATAAAAATATCGTAAGTCTTAAGTAAATGAAAATAATTCTACGTAGAATAAGCATTGTTATTTATGCCATTATTGGTTGGTGCATACTGCTTCCCTTAAGTTCTCTTTTTCCAAAAAAGAAAGATCTAATCGTATT contains:
- a CDS encoding CDP-glycerol glycerophosphotransferase family protein, giving the protein MINKDSIVRRFINFIQKIIFLHLVVFCLRNFYFLFEKLLRKDKNVALFFLTEEFYYDNSKYLFEYMREKNDFNSILFTANKDLYKEVNEKFPGEVTYAWSMKALKLFLRTKNVIISYGTSAAVFFPYYLHEKCKNIIYLGHGTPVKQIGYQTPVWNKFGKSYQLQSYSYLTACSDIECLMLASGFRVSLNQIWISGMPRYDYLLSENNKNTNLLQEHPYLNKKVILYAPTWRDGKLTEFFPFEDYTPDQLQKFLEINDAYLLIRGHKESVKRKSIKKDTALFNLDRVKKAEQDKFPDVTQLLPFVDILITDYSSILVDFLLLDKPMCFIPYDLAEYKSYQGILLDYERNTPGKKFTSMKELTSGLQDYIENPNQDQEWRQTVCRTYHQFKDQENCLRIYKNIVSLK